A genome region from Thermoanaerobacterium xylanolyticum LX-11 includes the following:
- the cas2 gene encoding CRISPR-associated endonuclease Cas2, with amino-acid sequence MFIILVYDVNEKRVNKVLKTCRKYLNWVQNSVLEGEISDANFRKLKSEISRIINKDEDSVIIYILRTTKYSDREIIGLEKGGESLFV; translated from the coding sequence ATGTTTATCATACTTGTATATGATGTCAATGAGAAGCGAGTAAATAAAGTTTTAAAGACATGCAGGAAGTACCTTAATTGGGTGCAAAATTCGGTGTTAGAAGGCGAAATATCTGATGCAAATTTTAGAAAGTTAAAGAGTGAGATCTCAAGGATAATCAATAAAGATGAAGATTCGGTTATTATATATATTTTGCGAACTACTAAGTATTCAGATAGAGAAATAATAGGGCTTGAAAAAGGCGGCGAAAGCTTGTTTGTATGA
- a CDS encoding ClC family H(+)/Cl(-) exchange transporter: MEGGSRIYEMLKNRENFKDRLILEGIVVGVLIGLVVSLLRFMLEKTGIYLLSMYKLLETKIYLLPIWLIFLVAIGIFTNYILKLEPMISGSGIPQVEGTIIGYFKLNWLRIFVLKFVGTILMIGVGLSLGREGPCVQLGASLGQGVSRSLKRMRFEEKYLITCGAGAGLAAAFNAPLAGVIFSLEELHKNFSPIVLVSSMVSSLTATYVADTFLGLKTVFDITNMPIVPFSQYFYLLLLGVIIGFGGIIFNKSLLKAQDLYNKYVKMPQLKVFVPLLLSVIVGLFLPMVLGGGEGLVDKISGADLGFAFVVILLISKFLFTIISYGSGVPGGIFMPLLAIGALIGNLYGITIIHAFNINSIYLKDFVVLAMAGYFAAIVRAPITGSLLVTEMTGSFSHLLALSTVSITAYIVSGLYGNEPIYESLLDRIIKSKGNMANIDENDDVAKILFEMPVAVGSFVDGKKLKDIEWPHSCLVVGIKRGGKEIIPKGNTKILAGDYIVLLGNEKDVVNIKNNIRKMTEM, from the coding sequence ATGGAAGGCGGCAGCCGCATTTATGAAATGCTTAAAAACAGGGAAAATTTCAAAGACAGGCTTATATTAGAAGGGATAGTTGTTGGAGTTTTGATAGGATTGGTCGTATCACTTTTAAGGTTTATGTTAGAGAAAACCGGTATATACCTTTTGTCTATGTATAAACTTTTAGAAACGAAGATTTACCTTTTGCCTATATGGCTTATATTTTTAGTTGCGATAGGCATATTTACAAACTACATACTTAAATTGGAGCCTATGATCAGTGGCAGCGGCATACCTCAGGTGGAAGGGACGATTATAGGCTATTTTAAATTAAATTGGCTAAGAATCTTTGTATTGAAGTTTGTAGGGACAATATTGATGATAGGTGTTGGGCTGTCTTTAGGACGGGAAGGTCCATGTGTACAACTTGGTGCATCTTTAGGTCAAGGTGTCAGCAGATCATTAAAGAGGATGCGCTTTGAGGAGAAATACCTTATAACGTGCGGCGCTGGCGCTGGTTTAGCTGCGGCATTCAATGCACCGTTAGCGGGGGTTATATTTTCTTTGGAGGAGCTTCATAAAAATTTTTCTCCAATCGTTCTTGTATCATCAATGGTATCATCTCTTACTGCGACATACGTCGCAGATACTTTTTTGGGACTTAAAACGGTATTTGATATTACTAATATGCCGATTGTTCCTTTTTCTCAATATTTTTATCTGCTGCTTTTGGGAGTGATAATAGGATTTGGAGGCATCATATTCAACAAATCGCTTCTAAAAGCACAAGATTTGTACAATAAATATGTAAAAATGCCCCAATTAAAGGTCTTTGTGCCTCTTTTGCTATCAGTCATCGTAGGGCTTTTTCTGCCAATGGTACTTGGCGGTGGTGAAGGTCTTGTAGATAAGATAAGTGGTGCGGACTTAGGTTTTGCATTTGTTGTCATATTGCTTATATCAAAATTCCTTTTTACAATAATAAGTTATGGGTCTGGAGTGCCGGGAGGCATATTCATGCCACTTCTTGCAATAGGTGCGCTTATAGGCAATTTATACGGTATAACTATCATTCATGCGTTTAATATAAATAGCATATACCTAAAGGACTTTGTTGTTTTAGCTATGGCTGGATATTTTGCTGCTATCGTAAGAGCACCTATAACAGGAAGCCTCTTAGTTACGGAGATGACAGGCTCATTTAGCCATTTGCTTGCCTTAAGCACTGTATCAATAACGGCTTACATTGTATCTGGTCTTTATGGAAATGAGCCAATATATGAATCGCTGCTTGATAGGATAATAAAAAGCAAAGGTAATATGGCTAATATCGATGAAAATGATGATGTGGCTAAAATATTATTTGAGATGCCTGTTGCTGTCGGGTCTTTTGTAGATGGCAAAAAATTAAAAGACATAGAATGGCCGCATAGTTGTCTTGTGGTTGGAATAAAAAGAGGTGGGAAGGAGATAATACCAAAAGGAAATACAAAGATACTGGCTGGTGATTATATAGTGTTGCTTGGCAATGAAAAAGATGTTGTAAATATAAAAAACAATATAAGAAAGATGACAGAAATGTGA
- the cas1b gene encoding type I-B CRISPR-associated endonuclease Cas1b — translation MKKPVYIFSDGELHRKDNTLYFEGENGRKFIPVENTSEIMIFGEVSLNKRFLEFISQSEIILHFFNHYGYYVGSFYPREHLNSGYMILKQAENYIDEKKRLYIAQKFVEGAYRNIRQVLKYYQNRGKSLDDIIYAIERLGDMIDGTSDINELMAIEGNIREYYYKSFDEILGNGDFEFDVRSKRPPKNSLNVLISFGNSLMYTTVLSEVYKTHLDPRIGYLHSTNFRRFTLNLDISEIFKPIIIDRVIFTVIGKNVIKKDDFDEDAEGLLLKDKAKMAFIEEYENKLKTTINHRSLGNNVSYRRLIRLELYKLEKHLMEEQKYTPFVAQW, via the coding sequence ATGAAAAAGCCTGTTTATATTTTTTCTGATGGAGAATTGCATAGAAAAGATAACACATTGTATTTTGAAGGAGAAAACGGAAGAAAGTTTATTCCTGTTGAAAATACTTCTGAAATAATGATTTTTGGTGAGGTTAGCCTCAACAAAAGATTTTTGGAATTTATCTCACAATCGGAGATAATACTTCACTTCTTCAACCACTACGGCTACTACGTTGGATCTTTTTATCCGAGGGAACATTTAAATTCCGGATATATGATATTAAAACAAGCGGAAAATTATATTGACGAGAAGAAACGTTTATACATTGCACAAAAATTTGTAGAAGGTGCATATAGAAACATCCGACAAGTTTTAAAGTACTATCAAAACCGAGGCAAAAGCTTGGACGACATCATTTACGCCATAGAAAGATTAGGAGATATGATAGATGGAACATCTGATATAAATGAGCTTATGGCTATTGAAGGAAATATAAGAGAGTATTACTATAAATCATTTGATGAGATATTGGGGAATGGTGATTTTGAGTTTGATGTTAGAAGCAAAAGACCGCCGAAAAATTCCCTAAATGTTCTTATAAGCTTTGGAAATTCTCTCATGTATACAACAGTACTAAGCGAAGTTTATAAGACACATTTGGATCCAAGGATAGGGTATTTGCACTCCACAAATTTTAGAAGATTTACACTAAATTTAGATATATCAGAGATATTTAAACCTATTATTATAGATAGAGTCATATTCACAGTTATAGGCAAAAACGTCATTAAAAAAGATGATTTTGATGAAGATGCAGAAGGACTCTTGCTTAAAGATAAAGCGAAGATGGCATTCATAGAGGAATACGAGAATAAACTAAAGACTACGATAAATCATAGATCGTTAGGCAATAATGTTTCATACCGTAGGCTTATACGGCTTGAACTTTATAAACTGGAAAAACATCTTATGGAAGAACAAAAGTACACGCCATTCGTTGCTCAATGGTAA
- the cas4 gene encoding CRISPR-associated protein Cas4, translated as MYGYEDVTGSLIQSYSICKRQVWLMAHQIIPDQEHPYIEMGRLIDDISYDRDRKKINFENVVIDLVRNDNGNLLVGEIKKSSKALDSARLQLLFYLYKLKQNGIEAKGQLFFPEERKKIDVFLTSELEAGVVSVINEIRDIINMDKAPAFKKIPYCKNCGYKEFCLS; from the coding sequence ATGTATGGCTATGAAGATGTTACAGGTTCATTGATACAAAGTTACAGCATTTGCAAAAGGCAGGTATGGCTTATGGCCCATCAGATAATTCCTGACCAAGAGCATCCATACATTGAGATGGGACGCTTAATAGACGACATATCTTATGACAGAGACAGGAAGAAGATAAATTTTGAGAATGTCGTCATAGATCTTGTGAGAAATGACAATGGCAATTTGTTAGTAGGCGAGATAAAGAAAAGCTCAAAAGCCTTAGATAGTGCCAGACTTCAACTTCTTTTTTATTTGTACAAATTGAAGCAAAACGGTATTGAGGCAAAAGGACAACTATTTTTCCCAGAGGAGAGAAAGAAGATCGATGTGTTTCTTACGAGCGAGTTAGAGGCGGGAGTTGTTAGTGTTATAAATGAAATAAGAGATATTATAAATATGGACAAGGCGCCAGCTTTTAAGAAAATACCTTACTGCAAAAATTGTGGATATAAGGAGTTTTGCTTATCATGA